The following coding sequences lie in one Hippopotamus amphibius kiboko isolate mHipAmp2 chromosome 17, mHipAmp2.hap2, whole genome shotgun sequence genomic window:
- the KRT19 gene encoding keratin, type I cytoskeletal 19, producing MTSYSYRQSSATSSFGGLGGGSVRFGAGGTFRAPSIHGGSGGRGVSVSSARFVSSSSSGGYGGGYGGALGSSDGLLAGNEKLTMQNLNDRLASYLDKVRALEEANGDLEVKIRDWYQKQGPGPARDYSHYFKTIEDLRDQILGATIENSKIVLQIDNARLAADDFRTKFETEQALRLNVEADINGLRRVLDELTLARTDLEMQIEGLKEELAYLKKNHEEEISVLKGQVGGQVSVEVDSAPGIDLAKILSDMRSQYEVMAEKNRKDAEAWFTSQTEELNREVAGHTEQLQISKTEVTDLRRTLQGLEIELQSQLSMKAALEGTLAETEARFGAQLAQIQALISSIEAQLSDVRADTERQNQEYQHLMDIKSRLEQEIATYRNLLEGQDAYYNNLSTPKAL from the exons ATGACTTCCTACAGCTATCGCCAGTCGTCGGCCACCTCGTCCTTCGGGGGTCTGGGCGGCGGCTCCGTGCGCTTCGGGGCGGGAGGCACCTTCCGCGCGCCCAGCATCCACGGGGGCTCGGGCGGCCGCGGCGTGTCGGTGTCCTCCGCCCGCTTCGTGTCCTCGTCCTCCTCCGGGGGCTACGGCGGCGGCTATGGGGGCGCCCTGGGCAGCTCCGACGGGCTGCTGGCGGGCAACGAGAAGCTCACCATGCAGAACCTCAACGACCGCCTGGCCTCCTACCTGGACAAGGTGCGCGCCCTGGAGGAGGCCAACGGCGACCTGGAGGTGAAGATCCGCGACTGGTACCAgaagcaggggcccgggcccgccCGCGACTACAGCCACTACTTCAAGACCATCGAGGACCTGCGGGACCAG ATTCTTGGTGCCACCATTGAGAACTCGAAGATAGTCCTTCAGATCGACAATGCCCGTCTGGCGGCAGACGACTTCCGAACCAA GTTTGAGACGGAGCAGGCCTTGCGCTTGAACGTGGAGGCCGACATCAACGGCCTGCGCAGGGTGCTGGACGAGCTGACCCTGGCCAGGACCGACCTGGAGATGCAGATTGAGGGCCTGAAGGAGGAGCTGGCCTACCTGAAGAAGAACCATGAGGAG GAAATCAGTGTCCTGAAGGGCCAGGTGGGTGGCCAGGTCAGTGTGGAGGTGGATTCCGCTCCGGGCATCGACCTAGCCAAGATCCTGAGCGACATGAGAAGCCAGTATGAGGTCATGGCTGAGAAGAACCGGAAGGATGCTGAGGCTTGGTTCACCAGCCAG ACCGAGGAGCTGAACAGGGAAGTCGCTGGCCACACGGAGCAGCTGCAGATCAGCAAGACGGAGGTCACTGACCTGCGGCGCACCCTCCAGGGTCTGGAGATTGAGCTGCAGTCTCAACTCAGCATG AAAGCCGCCCTGGAAGGCACACTGGCAGAAACGGAGGCTCGCTTCGGAGCCCAGCTGGCCCAGATCCAGGCGCTGATCAGCAGTATCGAAGCCCAGCTGAGCGACGTGCGTGCCGACACCGAGCGGCAGAACCAGGAGTACCAGCACCTCATGGACATCAAGTCCCGGCTGGAGCAGGAGATTGCCACCTACCGAAACCTGCTGGAGGGCCAGGACGCCTATTACAACAATCTGTCCACCCCGAAGGCCCTCTGA